One Thermus sp. CCB_US3_UF1 DNA window includes the following coding sequences:
- a CDS encoding GerMN domain-containing protein, which translates to MRKALTPWNLLGLFLFLVGILAYWQGQGGGSPHALPLPQGEATSPNRLPLVLYRPDPPKGFLKETLSVDLAPGETPEGKALGTWAEAVGAPAPKALYRLGQGLVVDLPGDFARGLDATGETFRLYSLAYTLLATFAPAEEVRFLVEGEAKPGLAHLDLSQPIRLP; encoded by the coding sequence ATGCGCAAAGCCCTGACCCCTTGGAACCTCTTGGGACTCTTCCTCTTCCTGGTGGGGATCCTGGCCTACTGGCAGGGCCAGGGGGGAGGCTCCCCCCACGCCCTGCCCCTGCCCCAAGGGGAGGCCACCTCCCCCAACCGCCTCCCCCTGGTCCTCTACCGCCCAGACCCCCCCAAGGGCTTCCTCAAGGAAACCCTCTCCGTGGACCTGGCCCCCGGGGAAACCCCCGAGGGGAAGGCCCTGGGGACCTGGGCCGAGGCCGTGGGAGCCCCGGCGCCCAAGGCCCTCTACCGCCTGGGCCAAGGCCTGGTGGTGGACCTTCCCGGGGACTTCGCAAGGGGGCTGGACGCCACCGGGGAGACCTTCCGCCTCTACAGCCTGGCCTACACCCTCCTGGCCACCTTCGCCCCCGCGGAGGAGGTCCGCTTCCTGGTGGAGGGGGAGGCCAAGCCCGGCCTGGCCCACCTGGACCTGAGCCAGCCCATCCGTCTGCCATGA
- a CDS encoding N-acetylmuramoyl-L-alanine amidase: MRPWPLLFLLLSALAQAPKPLKVGGEVGQALYPGGRGVAYGEARLVARGLGLALWRGEGQVALGLGSRFRPFPILAQEAQAALQGAAWGRGEEVWVPLRPLAQALGLGYQAQEGVSLTLPWAQLLGVERGPGRWLLRFSREVNALPQGNGVLFLLARGEGEGLRQEALGLFLPLEAPPDRLYYPGGGQVALEWGPLPRPRPSILLDPGHGGQDPGVPLGGGLLEKDLTLDLARRVAARLPGSRLTRQGDQTVPLEARLALARTASVGVSLHVAPGSAVNLYLPKGRSLPLAQNAEALLASAPPAQAALLRVYAGDPRRLAQALEKAFSALGLVVAQAEGPYALTDVAGAFLLLEVGAERLKTPQAREQVAEAIAQAIRSYLE; encoded by the coding sequence ATGAGGCCTTGGCCCCTTCTCTTCCTCCTCCTTTCCGCCCTGGCCCAGGCCCCCAAGCCCCTCAAGGTGGGGGGGGAGGTGGGCCAGGCCCTCTACCCCGGGGGCCGGGGAGTGGCCTACGGGGAGGCCCGCCTGGTGGCCCGGGGGCTGGGCCTGGCCCTGTGGCGCGGGGAGGGCCAGGTGGCCTTGGGCCTGGGAAGCCGCTTCCGCCCCTTCCCCATCCTGGCCCAGGAGGCCCAGGCCGCCCTCCAGGGGGCCGCCTGGGGACGGGGGGAGGAGGTCTGGGTTCCCCTGCGCCCCCTGGCCCAGGCCCTGGGGTTGGGCTACCAGGCCCAGGAGGGGGTGTCCCTCACCCTGCCCTGGGCCCAGCTCCTGGGGGTGGAACGGGGGCCTGGACGGTGGCTCCTGCGCTTCTCCCGGGAGGTGAACGCCCTTCCCCAGGGGAACGGGGTGCTCTTCCTCCTGGCCCGGGGGGAGGGGGAGGGCCTTAGGCAGGAGGCCTTAGGGCTTTTCCTGCCCCTCGAGGCGCCCCCGGACCGCCTCTACTACCCCGGAGGGGGCCAGGTGGCCCTGGAATGGGGCCCCTTGCCCCGGCCCCGCCCCTCCATCCTGCTGGACCCGGGGCACGGGGGGCAGGACCCCGGGGTCCCTCTGGGCGGGGGCCTCCTGGAAAAGGACCTCACCCTGGACCTGGCCCGCCGGGTAGCGGCCCGCCTGCCGGGAAGCCGCCTCACCCGTCAGGGGGACCAGACCGTACCCCTGGAGGCCCGCCTGGCCCTGGCCCGGACGGCCTCGGTGGGGGTTTCCCTCCACGTGGCCCCGGGAAGCGCGGTAAACCTGTACCTGCCCAAGGGGCGCTCCCTTCCCCTGGCCCAGAACGCCGAAGCCCTCCTGGCCTCAGCCCCCCCGGCCCAGGCCGCCTTGCTCCGGGTCTACGCCGGAGACCCCCGCCGCCTGGCCCAAGCCCTGGAAAAGGCCTTCTCCGCCCTGGGCCTGGTGGTGGCCCAGGCGGAAGGCCCCTACGCCCTCACGGACGTGGCGGGGGCCTTCCTCCTCCTGGAGGTGGGGGCGGAGCGGCTCAAAACCCCCCAGGCCCGGGAGCAGGTGGCCGAGGCCATCGCCCAGGCCATCCGTAGCTATCTGGAGTGA
- the smpB gene encoding SsrA-binding protein SmpB, with translation MTPVLENRRARHDYEILETYEAGIVLKGTEVKSLRAGKVDFTGSFAKFEDGELYLENLYIAPYEKGSYTNVDPRRKRKLLLHRHELNRLRGKVEQKGLTLVPLRIYFNERGYAKVLLGLGRGKKAYQKKEDDKRRAVRRALEEL, from the coding sequence ATGACCCCCGTGCTGGAGAACCGCCGCGCGCGGCACGACTACGAGATCCTGGAAACCTACGAGGCGGGGATCGTCCTCAAGGGCACGGAGGTCAAATCCCTGCGGGCGGGGAAGGTGGACTTCACCGGAAGCTTCGCCAAGTTTGAGGATGGGGAACTCTACCTGGAAAATCTCTACATTGCTCCCTACGAAAAGGGCTCCTACACCAACGTGGACCCCCGTCGCAAGCGCAAGCTCCTCCTCCACCGCCACGAGCTGAACCGTCTTCGGGGCAAGGTGGAGCAGAAGGGCCTCACCCTGGTGCCCCTGAGGATCTACTTCAACGAAAGGGGGTACGCCAAGGTCCTCCTGGGCCTGGGGCGGGGGAAGAAGGCCTACCAGAAAAAGGAAGACGACAAGCGCCGGGCGGTACGCCGGGCCCTGGAGGAGCTATGA
- a CDS encoding biotin transporter BioY yields the protein MHTQTLPYLPLAKTLWPGRTLARDLSLVLGGSLLVALTAQVALPLPFTPVPITLQTLGVLLVGAALGSRLGFLALTAYLLEGAMGLPVFAGGTGGLAKILGPTGGFLLAFPLAAGLVGLLVERLGLDRKPLGTLLAMLLGNALLYLLGLPWLAAWLAGVGKFAGTGALLAMGLFPFLPGDLVKAVLAALLLPSAWRFLGRR from the coding sequence ATGCATACCCAAACCCTTCCCTATCTGCCCTTGGCCAAAACCCTCTGGCCTGGCCGCACCCTGGCCCGCGACCTTTCCTTGGTCCTGGGGGGTAGCCTCCTGGTGGCCCTCACCGCCCAGGTGGCCCTCCCCCTACCCTTTACCCCGGTGCCCATCACCCTGCAGACCCTGGGGGTCCTGCTGGTAGGGGCAGCCCTGGGGAGCCGGCTGGGCTTCCTGGCCCTCACGGCCTACCTCCTGGAGGGGGCCATGGGCCTACCCGTCTTCGCCGGGGGCACGGGGGGCTTGGCCAAGATCCTGGGCCCCACCGGAGGGTTCCTCCTGGCCTTCCCCCTGGCGGCGGGGCTGGTGGGGCTTTTGGTGGAGCGCCTGGGCCTAGACCGCAAGCCCCTGGGCACCCTCCTGGCCATGCTCCTGGGCAACGCCCTCCTTTACCTCCTGGGCCTCCCCTGGCTGGCCGCTTGGCTCGCAGGGGTGGGCAAGTTCGCCGGCACCGGGGCCCTTTTGGCCATGGGCCTCTTCCCCTTCCTGCCCGGGGACCTGGTCAAGGCGGTCCTGGCCGCCCTTCTCCTGCCCAGCGCCTGGCGCTTCCTGGGGCGCCGGTAA
- the gap gene encoding type I glyceraldehyde-3-phosphate dehydrogenase, producing MKVGINGFGRIGRQVFRILHERGLEVALVNDLTDNKTLAHLLKYDSIYRRFPGEVGYDEENLYVDGKAVRATAIKDPKEIPWKQVGVEVVVESTGVFTDAEKAKAHLEAGAKKVIITAPAKGEDLTVVMGVNHEAYDPARHHILSNASCTTNSLAPVMKVLEEAFGVEKALMTTVHSYTNDQRVLDLPHKDLRRARAAAINIIPTTTGAAKATALVLPSLKGRFDGTALRVPTATGSISDITALLKREVSAEEVNAALKAAAQGPLKGILAYTEDEIVLQDIVMDPHSSIVDGKLTKAIGNLVKVFAWYDNEWGYANRVADLVEMVLQKGV from the coding sequence ATGAAGGTTGGCATCAACGGCTTTGGCAGAATCGGCCGCCAGGTTTTCCGCATCCTTCACGAGCGGGGCCTGGAGGTGGCCCTGGTCAACGACCTCACGGACAACAAGACCCTGGCCCACCTCCTAAAGTACGACTCCATCTACCGCCGCTTCCCCGGGGAGGTGGGCTACGACGAGGAAAACCTCTACGTGGACGGCAAGGCCGTGCGGGCCACCGCCATCAAGGACCCCAAGGAGATCCCCTGGAAGCAGGTGGGGGTGGAGGTGGTGGTGGAGTCCACCGGGGTCTTCACCGACGCGGAGAAGGCCAAGGCCCACCTCGAGGCCGGGGCCAAGAAGGTCATCATCACCGCCCCGGCCAAGGGGGAGGACCTCACGGTGGTCATGGGGGTGAACCACGAGGCCTACGACCCCGCCCGGCACCACATCCTCTCCAACGCTTCCTGCACCACCAACTCCCTGGCCCCGGTGATGAAGGTCCTGGAGGAGGCCTTCGGGGTGGAGAAGGCCCTCATGACCACGGTCCACTCCTACACCAACGACCAGAGGGTCCTGGACCTCCCCCACAAGGACCTCAGGCGGGCCCGGGCGGCGGCCATCAACATCATCCCCACCACCACCGGGGCGGCCAAGGCCACGGCCCTGGTCCTGCCCTCCCTCAAGGGGCGGTTTGACGGCACCGCCTTGCGGGTGCCCACGGCCACAGGGAGCATCTCCGACATCACCGCCCTCCTCAAGCGGGAGGTGAGCGCCGAGGAGGTGAACGCGGCCCTTAAGGCGGCGGCCCAGGGGCCTCTAAAGGGGATCCTGGCCTACACCGAGGACGAGATCGTCCTCCAGGACATCGTCATGGACCCCCACTCCTCCATCGTGGACGGGAAGCTGACCAAGGCCATCGGCAACCTGGTGAAGGTCTTCGCCTGGTACGACAACGAGTGGGGCTACGCCAACCGGGTGGCCGACCTGGTGGAGATGGTCCTACAGAAGGGGGTTTAG
- the pgk gene encoding phosphoglycerate kinase, whose translation MRTLKDLDARGKRVLVRVDYNVPLKDGVVGDETRIQESLPTLRHLLSQEASLVLLSHLGRPKGPDPKYSLAPVAEALGKYLPRVRFLPHSPGSEEALRAVEGLAPGEVALLENVRFEPGEEKDDPELASRYARLGEAFVLDAFGSAHRAHASVVGVARLLPAYAGFLLEKEVKALSRLLHAPERPYAVVLGGAKVSDKIGVMENLLPRIDRLLIGGAMAFTFLKALGKEVGKSLVEEDRLELARDLLRRAEELGVEVHLPLDVVAAERPEPGVETRIFPAEAIPIPYMGLDIGPKTQEAFAKALEGAKTVFWNGPMGVFEVPPFDEGTLAVGRAIAALEGAFTVVGGGDSVAAVNRLGLKDRLGHVSTGGGASLEYLEKGTLPGLEVLQ comes from the coding sequence ATGCGCACCCTGAAGGACCTGGACGCCCGGGGTAAGCGGGTCCTGGTGCGGGTGGACTACAACGTGCCCCTCAAGGATGGGGTGGTAGGGGACGAGACCCGCATCCAAGAAAGCCTTCCCACCCTGCGCCACCTCCTTTCCCAGGAGGCTTCCTTGGTCCTCCTCTCCCACCTGGGCCGTCCCAAGGGACCCGACCCCAAGTACTCCCTGGCCCCCGTGGCCGAGGCCCTGGGGAAGTACCTCCCCCGGGTGCGCTTCCTACCCCATAGCCCCGGTTCCGAGGAGGCCCTCCGGGCCGTGGAGGGCCTGGCCCCGGGGGAGGTGGCCCTCCTGGAGAACGTGCGCTTTGAGCCGGGGGAGGAGAAGGACGATCCCGAGCTGGCGTCCCGCTACGCCCGGCTGGGAGAGGCCTTCGTCCTGGACGCTTTCGGCAGCGCCCACCGGGCCCATGCCAGCGTGGTGGGGGTGGCCCGGCTCCTGCCCGCCTACGCGGGCTTCCTCCTGGAGAAGGAGGTCAAGGCCCTCTCCCGCCTCCTCCACGCCCCGGAACGCCCCTACGCCGTGGTCCTGGGCGGGGCCAAGGTTTCCGACAAGATCGGGGTGATGGAGAACCTCCTGCCCCGCATTGACCGCCTCCTCATCGGCGGGGCCATGGCCTTCACCTTCCTGAAGGCCTTGGGGAAAGAGGTGGGAAAGAGCCTGGTGGAGGAGGACCGGTTGGAGTTGGCCCGGGACCTTCTCAGGCGGGCCGAGGAGCTGGGGGTAGAGGTCCACCTGCCCCTGGACGTGGTGGCGGCGGAGCGCCCCGAGCCCGGGGTGGAGACCCGCATCTTCCCGGCGGAGGCCATCCCCATCCCCTACATGGGCCTGGACATCGGCCCTAAGACCCAGGAGGCCTTCGCTAAGGCCCTGGAGGGGGCCAAGACGGTCTTCTGGAACGGCCCCATGGGGGTCTTTGAGGTCCCCCCCTTTGACGAGGGAACCCTGGCCGTGGGCCGGGCCATCGCGGCCCTCGAGGGGGCCTTCACCGTGGTGGGCGGGGGGGACTCGGTGGCCGCGGTGAACCGCCTGGGCCTCAAGGACCGCCTGGGCCACGTTTCCACCGGGGGTGGGGCCAGCCTGGAGTACCTGGAGAAGGGCACCCTCCCGGGCCTCGAGGTCTTGCAGTAA
- the tpiA gene encoding triose-phosphate isomerase, protein MRRVLVAGNWKMHKVPSEARVWFAELKRLLPPLQSEVAVLPAFPMLPAAKEVFFATQVAYGAQDVSPHREGAYTGEVSARMLADLGCRYAIVGHSERRRYHGETDALVAEKAKRLLEEGLTPILCVGEPLEVRERGEAVPYTLAQLRGSLEGVEPKAPEGLVVAYEPVWAIGTGKNATPEDAEAMHQAIRQALGERYGEAFAQRVRILYGGSVNPKNFADLLSMPNVDGGLVGGASLELESFLALLKLAG, encoded by the coding sequence ATGCGCCGGGTACTGGTGGCAGGAAACTGGAAGATGCACAAGGTTCCTTCGGAGGCCCGGGTCTGGTTTGCCGAGCTCAAACGCCTCCTCCCTCCCTTGCAGTCCGAGGTGGCCGTCCTGCCCGCCTTCCCCATGCTCCCCGCGGCCAAGGAGGTCTTCTTTGCTACCCAGGTGGCCTACGGGGCCCAGGACGTCTCCCCCCACCGGGAGGGGGCCTACACCGGGGAGGTTTCCGCCCGAATGCTGGCCGACCTGGGCTGCCGCTACGCCATCGTGGGTCACTCGGAAAGGCGCCGCTACCACGGGGAAACGGATGCCCTGGTGGCGGAGAAGGCCAAGAGGCTTTTGGAGGAGGGCCTCACCCCCATCCTCTGCGTGGGGGAACCCCTGGAGGTGAGGGAGCGGGGGGAGGCGGTGCCCTACACCTTGGCCCAGCTCCGGGGAAGCCTGGAAGGGGTGGAGCCCAAAGCCCCTGAGGGGCTGGTGGTGGCCTACGAGCCCGTCTGGGCCATCGGTACGGGGAAAAACGCCACCCCCGAGGACGCCGAGGCCATGCACCAGGCCATCCGCCAGGCCCTGGGGGAGCGGTACGGAGAGGCCTTCGCCCAGCGGGTGCGCATCCTCTACGGGGGGAGCGTCAACCCCAAGAACTTCGCCGACCTCCTCTCCATGCCCAACGTGGACGGGGGCCTGGTGGGCGGGGCCAGCCTGGAGCTGGAAAGCTTCCTGGCCTTGCTCAAGTTAGCAGGGTAA